One Candidatus Binatia bacterium genomic window carries:
- the rsmB gene encoding 16S rRNA (cytosine(967)-C(5))-methyltransferase RsmB, with product MNRITSTSPSSDPRAMAWEILRRVEEEGAYADALLGNAPNAPTLAARDRALLTRLVYSTLAWQGYLDHVLAAFCRRPPAALDAPVRTLLRLTLCQICVLTKIPPFAAVNTAVELAKRFRGGAAAGLVNAVLRRAATSWRDVQFPSRQDDPIGYLSARLSHPRWLVERWVAQYGLDEAEAMLRANNEPAPTALRVNRLSGDPAKLLEEWRRAGRAAEASPYSPVGIRVADGGPAEAMPGYATGIFSVQGEASQLVSFLLGAQAGERILDVCAAPGGKATHLAELMDNRGELVAIDVSARGIERLARMAQRLGLSILHPAVADATTWHPADGKFDRVLLDAPCSGLGTLRQHPEIRWRRTPEDIASLAALQRQLLLRAAEWVRPGGVLVYATCTLSSEENDEVIGRFLHEQPLFLVDDPRPFLPAQARELVGRGDALRTFPHQHDLDGFFAVRLKARG from the coding sequence GTGAATCGGATCACAAGCACTAGTCCTTCGTCGGACCCCCGCGCCATGGCCTGGGAGATCCTCCGGCGCGTCGAAGAAGAGGGCGCGTACGCTGATGCGCTGCTCGGGAACGCACCGAACGCGCCCACACTGGCGGCGCGCGACCGCGCGCTGCTTACCCGCCTGGTGTACAGCACGCTTGCCTGGCAGGGCTACCTGGACCACGTCCTCGCCGCCTTTTGCCGCCGGCCTCCGGCAGCGCTGGACGCACCGGTACGTACGCTCCTCCGCTTGACGCTCTGCCAGATCTGCGTGCTCACCAAGATTCCCCCGTTCGCGGCGGTGAACACCGCGGTGGAGCTGGCCAAACGCTTTCGGGGCGGGGCGGCGGCCGGTCTCGTCAATGCCGTTTTGCGCCGTGCGGCCACCAGCTGGCGCGATGTCCAGTTCCCCTCGCGCCAGGATGATCCCATCGGGTACCTCTCGGCCCGACTATCGCACCCGCGCTGGCTGGTCGAACGCTGGGTGGCACAGTACGGCCTCGACGAAGCGGAAGCGATGCTACGTGCCAACAACGAACCGGCGCCCACGGCACTCCGCGTGAACCGACTCAGCGGCGACCCGGCGAAGCTCTTGGAGGAATGGCGCCGGGCGGGGCGTGCGGCAGAAGCGTCTCCGTACTCACCCGTCGGCATTCGCGTCGCCGATGGTGGGCCGGCGGAGGCCATGCCTGGGTATGCAACCGGGATATTCTCGGTGCAGGGAGAGGCATCACAACTGGTAAGCTTTCTGCTGGGCGCCCAGGCGGGCGAGCGCATCTTGGACGTTTGCGCCGCGCCCGGAGGCAAGGCAACACATTTGGCGGAGCTGATGGATAACCGCGGCGAGCTGGTCGCTATCGACGTCAGTGCCCGGGGGATCGAGCGGCTGGCGCGCATGGCGCAGCGTCTCGGGCTGTCGATTCTGCATCCGGCGGTAGCCGACGCGACCACCTGGCATCCCGCCGACGGCAAGTTCGATCGGGTCCTCCTCGATGCACCCTGTTCCGGATTAGGCACGCTGCGCCAGCATCCGGAAATCAGATGGCGCCGCACGCCGGAAGATATTGCATCGCTGGCGGCGTTGCAGCGGCAGCTACTGCTGCGCGCGGCGGAGTGGGTCCGGCCCGGCGGTGTCCTGGTGTATGCCACCTGTACCCTGAGTTCCGAAGAGAACGACGAGGTGATCGGTCGCTTCCTGCATGAACAGCCGTTGTTTCTGGTCGATGATCCTCGCCCGTTCCTACCCGCTCAGGCCCGTGAACTGGTCGGCCGCGGTGACGCGTTGCGCACCTTTCCGCATCAGCATGACCTCGACGGCTTCTTCGCCGTCCGGTTGAAGGCGCGCGGATAG
- the rpe gene encoding ribulose-phosphate 3-epimerase, with translation MITIAPSILSADFARLGEEVRAVEAAGADWLHLDVMDGHFVPNLTIGPAVVRAVRKATRLTLDTHLMIEDPQRFIPPFAQAGTDFISVHQEISANLPDLIRQIRDEGVRPAVAINPDTPLETVADILPSIDLLLIMSVHPGFAAQAFIESVMEKIAQAARWKRERGLSYLIEVDGGIKVDNTARVAAAGAEVFVSGSGIFGTANYRDTIAAMRRAADQASRLP, from the coding sequence GTGATCACCATCGCGCCATCCATCCTGTCGGCAGACTTCGCCCGCCTGGGCGAGGAGGTCCGCGCCGTCGAAGCCGCGGGGGCGGACTGGCTCCATCTCGACGTCATGGACGGTCACTTCGTGCCGAACCTCACCATCGGCCCAGCAGTGGTCCGCGCCGTCCGCAAGGCCACCCGCCTCACGCTCGACACCCATCTGATGATTGAGGATCCGCAGCGCTTCATCCCGCCCTTTGCCCAAGCCGGGACGGATTTCATTTCCGTGCATCAAGAGATCTCCGCCAATCTCCCCGATCTCATTCGCCAGATTCGAGACGAGGGAGTTCGTCCAGCCGTAGCGATCAATCCCGACACGCCGCTGGAAACCGTCGCAGACATCCTTCCGTCGATCGATCTGCTGCTGATCATGAGCGTCCATCCTGGCTTCGCCGCCCAGGCGTTCATCGAATCCGTGATGGAGAAGATCGCCCAAGCCGCACGTTGGAAGCGGGAACGAGGGCTCTCCTACCTGATCGAGGTGGACGGCGGGATCAAGGTGGACAACACGGCTCGGGTCGCCGCTGCCGGGGCCGAGGTGTTCGTCTCGGGCTCTGGCATTTTCGGCACCGCAAACTACCGCGACACCATTGCGGCCATGCGGCGCGCCGCAGACCAGGCCTCGCGCCTGCCCTGA
- a CDS encoding 4Fe-4S dicluster domain-containing protein, translating to MNWDEDQRAGEYPNAYFFYLPRLCNHCTRPSCVEACPHGAMYKRPESASTLTLLRSRRGSLEEGTGSGLRLRSPPLLPLPATGEG from the coding sequence ATGAACTGGGACGAGGACCAGCGCGCCGGTGAGTATCCCAACGCCTACTTCTTCTATCTCCCGCGCCTCTGCAATCACTGCACGCGACCCTCGTGCGTCGAAGCCTGCCCACACGGCGCCATGTACAAGCGGCCTGAGAGCGCCTCCACCCTGACCCTCCTCCGTTCGCGGAGAGGCTCACTGGAGGAGGGGACTGGATCCGGACTCCGCCTCCGGTCCCCTCCCCTGTTGCCACTTCCGGCAACGGGGGAAGGCTAG
- a CDS encoding DUF559 domain-containing protein — MPEPPRRRWRSSAAGQSHARELRRALTPAEQQLWQHLRSRQLAGYGFRRQYPVGRFIVNFFCPAAQLVIEVDGDSHAEQTDYDAERTRWLNEQKGYTVLRFTNGDVHHNLTAVLDAIVAALTRPPP, encoded by the coding sequence ATGCCTGAACCCCCACGCCGCCGCTGGCGATCCTCCGCGGCAGGGCAATCTCACGCCCGCGAGTTACGCCGCGCTCTCACCCCCGCCGAGCAACAACTCTGGCAGCACTTGCGATCCCGCCAACTCGCGGGCTACGGCTTTCGGCGCCAGTACCCGGTCGGCCGCTTCATCGTTAACTTCTTTTGCCCGGCGGCACAGCTGGTCATCGAAGTCGATGGAGATAGTCACGCCGAGCAGACCGACTATGACGCCGAACGGACTCGCTGGCTGAACGAACAGAAGGGCTACACCGTACTTCGTTTCACCAATGGTGATGTGCATCACAATCTGACGGCCGTGCTGGACGCCATAGTCGCGGCCCTAACACGGCCTCCACCCTGA